A window of the Janthinobacterium agaricidamnosum NBRC 102515 = DSM 9628 genome harbors these coding sequences:
- a CDS encoding LodA/GoxA family CTQ-dependent oxidase: MMAEKNPSLRANNLTAQIHHRGAGNPASVLPRSAISNCFPGLEFDFRNLWRRAFEGIVLVENNNYVVDADPAYEELKSRRLLRFAGLDVGTMVLTTGPVFPNGSSGTLASAGNPNAVSFMEWSNSIARILHLQGQVVSCQFSEQTGADTEILWDKDTPTITVDLKLRHFFKEQSAEFNPALLQPGELTQGLCAPWQNDYRECACYYWAASRPDYVNVEPGQDGLSHGDMWFAKKRTGTYIPDNRTDTRLYSYDDLFKSWQEDLQFIIKGKDADES; encoded by the coding sequence ATGATGGCCGAGAAGAATCCCAGCTTGCGCGCCAATAACCTGACGGCGCAAATCCACCATCGCGGCGCCGGCAATCCCGCGTCGGTACTGCCGCGCAGCGCGATTTCCAATTGTTTTCCGGGCCTGGAATTCGACTTCCGCAACCTGTGGCGGCGCGCCTTCGAGGGCATCGTACTGGTTGAAAACAATAACTATGTGGTCGATGCCGATCCCGCTTATGAAGAGTTGAAAAGCCGCCGCCTGCTGCGCTTTGCCGGCCTCGACGTCGGCACCATGGTGCTGACCACCGGCCCGGTGTTTCCGAACGGCAGTTCCGGCACGCTGGCGTCGGCCGGCAATCCGAATGCCGTCTCGTTCATGGAATGGTCGAACTCGATCGCCCGCATCCTGCACCTGCAAGGCCAGGTGGTCAGCTGTCAATTCTCGGAACAGACCGGGGCCGATACGGAAATCCTGTGGGACAAGGATACTCCGACCATCACTGTCGACTTGAAACTGCGGCACTTCTTCAAGGAACAGAGCGCCGAATTCAATCCAGCCCTGCTGCAACCGGGCGAATTGACGCAAGGCTTGTGCGCGCCATGGCAAAACGATTACCGCGAATGCGCCTGTTATTACTGGGCCGCGTCGCGTCCCGATTATGTCAATGTCGAGCCGGGCCAGGATGGCTTGTCGCACGGCGACATGTGGTTCGCCAAGAAGCGCACCGGCACCTACATCCCGGATAACCGCACCGACACCCGCTTGTATTCGTATGACGACTTGTTCAAGTCATGGCAGGAAGACTTGCAATTCATCATCAAGGGAAAGGATGCCGATGAATCCTGA
- a CDS encoding radical SAM/SPASM domain-containing protein produces the protein MNPEPLAAAIHASMAGALAGRIVTASRPRHRDAHLIDDAQGAQLLLVNGSRLYHLPPQLTEEFRTALDSSDSGLLQRLVDSCGLQAEALIDDRPLASPPLHALSLAIAQKCNLGCTYCYAQQGEFGGKARSMELQQALKAVDLLLAQAAPGAKVNLAFMGGEPLANRAVLRQVTDYASEQARQRQVDCRFSITTNGTLLQPDDADFFEQHGFAVTISLDGAAPQHDRLRPFKGGKGSFDHIMARLAPLLQRQRSMQVSARVTVTPFNLDLPKTLDLFIGMGFHSVGFSPLLRASNGQAEMGPDDLAEMLEAMIACGLAFEQNILQGRRYPFMNMQNALRELQRGTHRPYPCGAGAGYFGVSAEGELSACHRFVGDRQGAMGSIEHGVDRGKQAIWLSERHVHRQAPCNSCWARYLCSGGCHHEVLARGRTACDYIRGWLHYTIGAHQRLSHLAPDWSSGPA, from the coding sequence ATGAATCCTGAACCATTGGCCGCCGCCATCCACGCCAGCATGGCCGGTGCGCTGGCCGGACGCATCGTCACGGCGTCGCGCCCGCGCCACCGCGACGCCCATCTGATCGACGACGCCCAGGGCGCGCAATTGCTGCTGGTCAATGGTAGCCGCCTGTACCACTTGCCGCCGCAGTTGACCGAGGAATTCCGGACTGCGCTGGACAGCAGCGACAGCGGCTTGCTGCAGCGCCTGGTCGACAGTTGCGGCTTGCAAGCCGAAGCGCTGATCGACGACCGGCCGCTGGCATCGCCGCCGCTGCACGCGCTGTCGCTGGCGATCGCGCAAAAGTGCAATCTCGGCTGCACGTATTGCTACGCCCAGCAAGGCGAATTCGGCGGCAAGGCCAGGAGCATGGAGCTGCAACAGGCGCTCAAGGCGGTCGACTTGCTGCTGGCGCAAGCGGCGCCGGGCGCCAAGGTCAACCTCGCCTTCATGGGCGGCGAACCGCTGGCAAACCGGGCTGTGCTGCGCCAGGTCACCGACTACGCCAGCGAGCAGGCGCGGCAACGGCAAGTGGACTGTCGCTTTTCGATCACCACCAACGGCACCCTGCTGCAGCCGGACGACGCCGACTTTTTCGAACAGCACGGCTTTGCCGTCACCATCAGCCTCGACGGCGCGGCGCCGCAGCACGACCGCTTGCGCCCGTTCAAGGGTGGCAAGGGGTCGTTCGATCACATCATGGCCCGGCTGGCGCCGCTGCTGCAGCGGCAACGAAGCATGCAAGTGTCGGCGCGGGTCACCGTGACGCCGTTCAACCTCGACTTGCCGAAGACGCTGGACTTGTTCATCGGCATGGGTTTTCACAGCGTCGGCTTTTCGCCCTTGCTGCGCGCGTCGAATGGACAGGCGGAAATGGGGCCGGACGACCTGGCGGAAATGCTCGAAGCGATGATCGCCTGCGGCCTCGCCTTCGAGCAAAACATCTTGCAAGGCCGCCGCTACCCCTTCATGAATATGCAAAACGCCTTGCGCGAATTGCAGCGCGGCACCCACCGACCGTATCCCTGCGGCGCCGGCGCCGGGTATTTCGGCGTCTCGGCCGAGGGTGAACTGTCGGCCTGCCACCGCTTTGTCGGCGACCGGCAAGGCGCGATGGGCAGCATCGAGCACGGCGTGGACCGGGGCAAACAGGCGATCTGGCTCAGCGAACGCCACGTGCATCGCCAAGCACCGTGCAATAGCTGCTGGGCGCGCTACCTGTGCAGCGGCGGCTGCCACCACGAAGTACTGGCGCGCGGCCGCACCGCCTGCGACTATATCCGCGGCTGGCTGCATTACACGATAGGCGCGCACCAGCGCCTGAGCCACCTGGCGCCCGACTGGTCCAGCGGACCGGCCTGA
- the qhpG gene encoding flavin-dependent monooxygenase QhpG: MAQIYDALIIGAGPAGLVAALRLQQLGRSVLLAERSAVWPRPQIGEALTPGVRNIIELLDANDAMALVPHRVHRNSRLLWRNRHPENVAHPGSALVERAGFDAALLQLAHQRGINVVSPAQVQQVNGAAGDWTVALQTGGALPQVKQVSARFILDASGRGAGARSQIACAPRLAAVWAEFEQTNLPATMRELTQVEALTDGWLWGASLPDGRYRVMLLGDPRAARQAAPHQPEQRLRAACAASRLFGAIAQLPLSSPVQMCTATAYLATDSWQDGRLKLGDAAFALDPISSSGVEKAMRFSLQAAVAVHTLLGDQSPQRARLTRAFFEHRLIDTCARHAHWTAEYYGQSWCAGQPFWQARSSVAIPAGEHASDLMNQLQQTCAQLQQYREPVLRALSSLNPRRALRLNPQASVVEMPCIIDDTVQAYSALSHPQLERPLAFLDNEALFPHLHSLHQSPTLDSFLHDLGCNMPAHKAQRITAWLWQHGLLEHAG, from the coding sequence GTGGCGCAGATCTACGACGCGCTGATCATCGGCGCCGGGCCGGCCGGCCTGGTCGCCGCGCTGCGTTTGCAGCAGCTCGGCCGCAGCGTGCTGCTGGCCGAGCGCAGCGCCGTCTGGCCACGGCCGCAAATCGGCGAAGCGCTGACGCCGGGCGTGCGCAATATCATCGAATTGCTCGATGCCAATGATGCGATGGCCTTGGTGCCGCATCGGGTGCATCGCAACAGCCGGCTGCTGTGGCGCAACCGGCACCCGGAAAACGTGGCCCATCCCGGTTCGGCGCTGGTCGAGCGGGCCGGCTTCGACGCCGCCCTGCTGCAACTGGCCCATCAGCGCGGCATCAACGTCGTTTCGCCGGCGCAAGTCCAGCAAGTGAACGGCGCGGCCGGCGACTGGACTGTCGCGCTGCAAACCGGCGGCGCCCTGCCACAAGTTAAACAAGTGAGCGCGCGCTTCATCCTCGACGCCAGCGGACGCGGTGCGGGGGCACGCTCGCAGATCGCGTGCGCACCGCGCCTTGCCGCCGTGTGGGCCGAGTTCGAACAAACCAATCTTCCCGCCACGATGCGGGAGCTCACGCAAGTCGAAGCGCTGACGGATGGCTGGCTGTGGGGCGCCAGCTTGCCCGATGGACGCTACCGGGTGATGTTGCTGGGCGACCCGCGCGCGGCGCGCCAGGCGGCGCCGCATCAGCCGGAACAGCGCTTGCGGGCTGCTTGCGCGGCCAGCCGCCTGTTCGGCGCCATCGCCCAACTGCCATTATCCAGCCCGGTGCAAATGTGCACCGCGACAGCGTACCTTGCCACCGACAGTTGGCAAGACGGCCGCCTCAAGCTGGGCGACGCGGCATTCGCGCTGGATCCAATTTCATCGTCCGGCGTCGAAAAAGCGATGCGCTTTTCCTTGCAGGCTGCCGTGGCCGTGCATACCTTGCTGGGCGATCAGTCGCCACAGCGGGCCAGGCTGACCCGCGCCTTCTTTGAACACCGCCTGATCGACACCTGCGCCCGCCACGCGCACTGGACCGCCGAATATTATGGACAGTCATGGTGCGCCGGCCAGCCGTTCTGGCAAGCACGCTCAAGCGTGGCGATACCAGCCGGTGAACATGCATCCGACCTGATGAACCAGCTGCAACAAACCTGCGCGCAACTGCAACAATATCGTGAACCCGTATTACGAGCGCTGTCCAGCCTGAATCCGCGCCGGGCGCTGCGCTTGAACCCGCAAGCCAGCGTGGTCGAGATGCCCTGCATCATCGACGATACGGTGCAGGCTTACAGCGCCCTGTCTCACCCGCAACTGGAACGGCCGCTGGCCTTTCTCGACAATGAAGCGCTGTTTCCGCATCTGCACAGCCTGCATCAATCGCCGACACTGGATAGTTTTTTGCATGACCTAGGCTGCAACATGCCGGCCCACAAAGCGCAAAGAATCACCGCATGGCTGTGGCAACATGGCTTGCTGGAACATGCGGGCTGA